A window of the Cryptococcus neoformans var. neoformans B-3501A chromosome 9, whole genome shotgun sequence genome harbors these coding sequences:
- a CDS encoding hypothetical protein (HMMPfam hit to Helicase_C, Helicase conserved C-terminal domain, score: 83.0, E(): 7.6e-22; HMMPfam hit to SNF2_N, SNF2 family N-terminal domain, score: 136.8, E(): 4.9e-38): protein MSHIDYFGGQPSTAQKRPRQTQPTSSQEEDDDQQSRAIEHDEHFATFRSDVVGVQYYRGLVGRGEYVLLRREPTNKWDSNAVQVVNAGGSQVGHIPRAVAANLATLMDRNQISVEGRMIGQNLDGAKHFKLPLDVSIYLNHSMRESLEPALRWVSPGDRVNNQARRPVYTSQSQVRGAAGSGVGLPQPADSTMKELLEGLSKDNADLKQVDKVMDALTSDVDVSKLPLHPAPPGTANGQLLTDLLPHQSQALQWMITRENPQLPKSPSEPAVQFWVKQKGVGSKPDYWLNVATKTPQSEAPQLGRGGIIADGMGLGKTLTTISLVLATKNDPVGDKVSKSTLIVCPLSVLSNWEKQIRDHVAPSQLTFYTYHGAAKGLTAKKLGGYDIVLTTYQTVAGEDAAVPHTGDTPLAKKSRPSTTKSGPLATIKWKRVVADEGHQLKNPKAKMTIAFANLSAERRWICTGTPIVNSPNDLGSLLTCLHICAPLSNPQYFRALLLRPLSRGDPTASKLLQAVVSQILLRRTKDSKGANGENVVELPDIEFFRVPVKLDNETRKVYEEVLEHSKRRFEETLRTGEGAANVLSMLTRMRQLCLSLELIPQSFLDEIRAPPTSQNGASATSIASLSTEEMEALVKKLRQFVEDETECGICMDEVEFAKDPAITDCGHPFCLPCIERVITSQGLCPMDRHPIAHGSILRLPSDESLYLPSSQARSINSAKIDELVKYLRIFPRDDKTLVFSQFTSFLDCVGVRLEQEGVKFVRFDGRMPGKQRTEVIKAFQEPVKGDDDEEAPTVMLISLKSGAVGLNLTAASNVFLCDPWWQSAIEAQAIDRAHRMGQKKVVRVFQLIAEDTIESRVLDIQKRKDAMVAKAFEKSSKESQRTKKEARFEDIKELLGMK from the exons ATGAGCCACATTGACTATTTCGGTGGACAACCTTCAACAGCCCAAAAACGCCCTCGGCAAACCCAGCCCACCTCgtcccaagaagaagatgatgaccaGCAGAGCAGAGCAATTGAACATGACGAG CACTTTGCTACATTCCGTTCCGACGTAGTTGGAGTCCAGTACTACCGCGGTCTTGTTGGTAGAGGCGAATATGTTTTACTCCGCAGAGAGCCCACCAACAAGTGGGATAGCAATGCTGTCCAG GTGGTAAACGCAGGAGGCAGCCAAGTTGGACATATTCCAAGAGCAGTCGCTGCCAACCTTGCGACCTTGATGGATAGAAACCAGATTTCGGTTGAAGGCCGGATGATAGGTCAAAATCTGGATGGTGCCAAGCACTTCAAACTGCCTCT TGATGTCTCCATCTACTTAAACCATTCTATGCGCGAATCCCTTGAACCCGCCTTGCGATGGGTGAGCCCAGGAGACAGAGTCAACAACCAAGCTCGGCGTCCTGTCTACACGTCACAGTCCCAAGTCCGGGGTGCAGCAGGGAGTGGTGTCGGGTTACCCCAACCTGCTGATAGCACCATGAAAGAGCTGCTCGAGGGTCTGAGCAAGGATAATGCTGATTTGAAGCAGGTCGACAAGGTCATG GACGCCCTTACCAGCGACGTCGACGTCTCCAAACTCCCTCTACACCCTGCGCCTCCTGGTACTGCAAATGGCCAACTTCTCACCGACCTCCTTCCGCACCAGTCACAGGCTCTTCAATGGATGATCACTCGTGAGAACCCCCAGCTGCCCAAATCCCCTTCAGAACCCGCTGTCCAGTTCTGGGTCAAGCAAAAAGGTGTTGGAAGTAAGCCCGATTACTGGCTGAACGTAGCTACCAAGACTCCGCAAAGTGAGGCTCCGCAATTGGGTAGGGGTGGTATCATTGCTGATGGCATGGGTTTGG GTAAAACTCTGACTACCATATCTTTGGTGCTCGCTACAAAAAACGATCCCGTCGGGGACAAAGTTAGCAAGTCCACTTTGATCG TCTGCCCTTTGTCAGTCTTAAGTAACTGGGAGAAACAAATTAGAGACCATGTTGCCCCCTCTCAATTGACGTTTTACACCTATCACGGCGCTGCAAAAGGTCTCACCGCCAAGAAACTGGGCGGGTACGATATTGTCTTGACCACTTATCAGACTGTCGCCGGGGAAGATGCTGCTGTCCCACATACCGGCGATACTCCTCTGGCGAAGAAATCGAGGCCAAGCACTACAAAATCAGGACCTTTGGCTACGATCaaatggaagagggtggtggCCGATGAAGGTCATCAGCTGAAGAATCCCAAGGCTAAGA tgaCGATTGCATTTGCCAATCTCAGCGCTGAGAGGCGTTGGATATGCACCGGTACACCTATCGTCAACTCTCCTA ATGACCTCGGATCCCTTCTTACTTGTCTACACATCTGTGCTCCCCTGTCCAACCCCCAATACTTTCGtgctctccttcttcgaccCCTCTCTCGAGGCGATCCCACCGCCAGCAAGCTATTACAAGCCGTCGTTTCTCAGATCCTCCTGCGCCGAACCAAAGATTCAAAAGGTGCGAATGGGGAAAATGTGGTTGAGCTTCCGGACATTGAGTTCTTTAGGGTCCCAGTCAAGTTGGATAATGAGACTAGGAAGGTGTATGAGGAGGTTTTGGAACATAGTAAGAGGAGGTTTGAGGAGACATTGAGAACTGGTGAAGGAGCGGCGAATGTGCTTTCTATGCTTACTCGAA TGCGACAACTCTGCCTTTCACTCGAACTCATCCCACAATCTTTCTTGGATGAAATCCGCGCGCCTCCTACATCTCAGAATGGCGCCTCCGCAACTTCCATTGCCTCGCTCTCAACcgaagagatggaggctTTGGTTAAAAAGTTGAGGCAGtttgttgaagatgagactGAGTGTGGTATCTGCATGGACGAAGTCGAGTTTGCCAAGGACCCGGCTATCACTGACTGTGGTCACCCTT TCTGTTTGCCTTGTATCGAACGGGTGATCACCAGTCAAGGTCTCTGCCCCATGGACCGCCATCCCATCGCCCACGGATCCATTCTTCGCCTCCCCTCCGATGAAAGTTTATacctcccttcctcacaagCACGTTCCATCAACTCTGCAAAGATTGACGAACTCGTTAAATACCTCCGCATCTTTCCACGCGACGACAAaactctcgtcttctcccaGTTTACATCTTTCTTGGACTGCGTCGGTGTGCGACTAGAACAAGAGGGGGTCAAGTTTGTGAGGTTTGATGGACGGATGCCGGGGAAACAGAGGACAGAAGTGATCAAAGCTTTCCAGGAGCCTGTTAAAggggatgacgatgaagaggcgCCTACGGTGATGTTGATCTCGTTGAAAAGTGGTGCCGTTGGACTCAACTTGACAGCGGCGTCCAATGTTTTCTTG TGTGACCCATGGTGGCAGAGTGCTATTGAAGCGCAGGCTATTGATCGAGCCCATAGG ATGGGTCAAAAGAAAGTTGTGAGAGTCTTCCAGCTTATCGCCGAAGACACAATTGAATCGAGGGTCTTGGATATAC agaaaagaaaagatgcGATGGTAGCTAAAGCTTTCGAAAAGTCGAGCAAGGAGAGTCAAAGaaccaagaaggaagcgagGTTTGAGGATATCAAGGAACTTTTGGGTATGAAGTGA
- a CDS encoding hypothetical protein (HMMPfam hit to TFIIF_beta, Transcription initiation factor IIF, beta subunit, score: 25.9, E(): 9.6e-12), whose translation MSSPSALSTASPLPFLQEEEEHLEVSDRKDASSVWALKVPNFLLQRWQTVQEPGVELGRLVVDNSVTPPNITLKLTNAEEGTEEGERAKRAKYDVEGLPDEFKVEVPMERSKNTFLFSEVKKIYDKGNRDGTQQADAPRDAWGKRKREKAHPKLLARVDHEGHIQPIRTQKYLDFLKARRMEAEQSRRPVVRMEDTGLSQAEQNQLASGFRSANSTFGRNMIATSGERFARLERHELTDRIFQCFRDHPYWALGALKQTLEQPDAWLREVLRDVAEQVKEGQYQGYWQLKPVWREDSWKGGEKGESVKNEVKEEGDVKPDIDVDDDEDEDDLEEVM comes from the exons ATGtcctctccatctgccCTCTCCACAGCCTCTCCTTTGCCATTTCtccaagaggaagaagaacaccTCGAGGTCTCAGATCGCAAAGACGCCTCTTCGGTCTGGGCTCTCAAAGTCCCCAATTTCCTCCTACAGCGATGGCAAACCGTTCAAGAACCCGGCGTAGAACTCGGTCGACTCGTAGTGGACAACTCTGTCACACCGCCCAATATCACTCTCAAATTGACTAATGCCGAAGAAGGGACAgaggaaggtgaaagaGCAAAGCGAGCAAAATACGATGTCGAAGGGTTGCCAGACGAGTTCAAGGTGGAAGTGCCGATGGAAAGGTCAAAGAATACATTTCTGTTTTcagaggtgaagaaaatTTATGATAAAGGGAATAGAGATGGAACGCAGCAGGCGGATGCGCCGAGAGATGCATGgggcaagaggaagagggaaaaagcCCACCCGAAATTGCTGGCGAGGGTAGATCATGAAGGACATATCCAGCCGATCCGTACTCAAAAGTACCTTGATTTCCTCAAAGCTCGTCGTATGGAGGCAGAACAGTCAAGAAG ACCTGTTGTTCGTATGGAGGATACTGGTTTGAGTCAGGCCGAACAAAACCAACTTGCAAGTGGTTTCCGCAGTGCCAACTCTACTTTTGGCAGAAATATGATAGCAA CTTCGGGCGAACGTTTTGCCCGTTTGGAGCGTCACGAACTCACCGACCGTATCTTCCAATGTTTCCGAGATCATCCATACTGGGCTCTCGGGGCTCTCAAACAAACACTCGAACAGCCCGACGCATGGTTGCGGGAAGTACTTCGTGATGTGGCTGAGCAAGTGAAAGAAGGGCAGTATCAGGGTTACTGGCAGCTCAAGCCTGTCTGGAGAGAAGACTCTTGGAAGGGTGGCGAGAAAGGGGAGAGTGTCAAGAATGAAgtcaaggaggagggagatgtCAAGCCGGATATCGATGtagatgatgacgaggatgaggatgaccTAGAAGAGGTCATGTAG
- a CDS encoding hypothetical protein (HMMPfam hit to Pkinase, Protein kinase domain, score: 105.9, E(): 9.9e-29) yields the protein MDNTLSTNVLGIYLPAQGISERDDYEDPQNDEVPIQPNPDPQNVDRNIVLADYSGFLYSALSNRLPIWPDFTCCCSEHDDHPCYVLGSDCPLLACRPYECPDYRAFGIISVGAHGIIHRATDTRRNEVVAIKVTKEYHGSETGDAHMRWELWKRSFAAREVAMLDVCDHPHIVRPRDIVESPDGKLGLVIDYFPGGDLQKYLRTYGSLSEFEARYTFTQLLSAVTHLQDRHMVHHDIKPENILIDLDGNVVLSDFGVAHIFDESYVPALPICGTIVYAEPELVVRKTRYSPFKWDIWSLGIILFFLLTGRTPYIGYKGFPGHHAHIMDESDGENVRGGFGDACGVQSVVGAFMDKGNVTKKAWGWDAIKWG from the exons ATGGACAACACGCTCTCAACCAATGTCCTCGGGATTTATCTGCCAGCTCAAGGTATCTCTGAGCGCGATGATTATGAGGATCCCCAAAACGATGAAGTCCCTATACAGCCAAATCCGGACCCACAAAATGTGGACAGAAATATCGTTCTTGCAGACTACTCTGGGTTTCTCTATTCCGCCTTGTCTAACCGGCTTCCCATCTGGCCTGATTTCACTTGCTGTTGTTCTGAACATGATGACCATCCGTGCTACGTGCTTGGGAGTGACTGTCCCTTACTTGCATGTCGCCCATATGAATGCCCTGATTATAGGGCATTTGGGATCATTAGTGTTGGCGCACACGGCATCATTCATCGTGCCACAGATACGAGGAGGAATGAAGTGGTCGCCATCAAAGTCACCAAAGAGTATCATGGGTCGGAGACGGGCGACGCTCATATGCGTTGGGAAttgtggaagaggagtttTGCGGCACGGGAGGTGGCTATGCTAGAC GTGTGTGATCATCCCCATATTGTCAGACCTCGCGATATCGTTGAATCACCAGATGGCAAACTCGGGCTAGTCATTGATTATTTTCCCG GCGGGGACCTACAAAAATACCTTAGAACATATGGCTCCCTATCCGAATTTGAAGCTCGATACACTTTCACTCAACTCCTTTCCGCAGTCACCCACCTTCAAGACAGACACATGGTTCACCACGACATCAAACCCGAaaacatcctcatcgatCTTGACGGCAACGTCGTTCTCTCCGATTTTGGAGTGGCACACATATTCGACGAATCTTATGTGCCTGCCCTACCTATTTGCGGAACGATCGTGTACGCTGAACCTGAATTGGTTGTTCGAAAGACGCGATATAGCCCGTTCAAGTGGGATATATGGTCTCTTGgtatcatcctcttcttcctcctcacaGGAAGGACACCATATATTGGCTATAAAGGATTTCCGGGGCATCATGCGCATATCATGGAT GAATCTGATGGAGAAAATGTTAGAGGTGGATTCGGAGATGCGTGCGGGGTGCAGTCAGTTGTGGGAGCATTCATGGATAAAGGGAACGTTACCAAAAAAGCTTGGGGTTGGGATGCCATAAAATGGGGCTAA
- a CDS encoding hypothetical protein (Match to EST gb|CF190641.1|CF190641): protein MADPSAFYEPEEDELLSQLAIPIQNYQPLSEGDEYRRLQQLEQHAYAQQTAMAQEQEMEQLAVLELIPEDVKRFLVMFHQAILENDLPTITSMYESGWNKLTQAHYLNNEWPEAELIAPLVGNDQVFLTLYRELYFRHVYARLQPTIDDRFQSYENICELFNYLLNSEGPVPLDLPIQWLWDMLDEFVYQFTSFSHWRSSPKAKTEEELEMLAESPNIWSSYSVLNVLYSLVQKSQINEQLKAERAGKSVEEVTEVAGEYGSKPLYKNLGYFSLICLLHVHVLLGDPTLALQTMENVDLGNAAFLTRITACHVTTYYHVGCAYMALGRWPDAIKTFVSVLIFFIRMKQYHTRSYQYGSIAKTCERMYALLAICTTLSPGPSDENIMTIVKEHYGDQLAILQRGGPEALEAFKDLYLQACPKYLNVNPPPYEDASALEAWLANPPADATQRHLELFLSDVQAVQGVNGMRNLLKLYTSIDAAKLAAFSVSGEEEGEEEVLQQLMVLKSASSTYGRGQAETTLLDGERKVTNNLDFTIDGTMVHVEETTSHRRYAGFFIRNAEHAQRALTSIKSAPLPVRKPASSSAPAPATTAAPISKSGESAAPAPAEAPAAPEKKAGTWVPKSRQARIAA from the exons ATGGCCGACCCCAGCGCTTTCTACGAAcccgaagaggatgaactCCTCTCTCAGCTCGCTATCCCCATCCAGAACTATCAGCCCCTTTCCGAAGGCGATGAATACAGGCGCCTCCAGCAACTCGAGCAGCATGCTTACGCCCAGCAGACCGCCATGGCCcaggagcaggagatgGAGCAACTCGCCGTTTTGGAGCTCATCCCGGAGGATGTGAAGAGGTTCTTGGTCATGTTCCACCAGGCCATTTTGGAGAACGATTTGCCCACCATCACCAGCATGTATGAGTCTGGATGGAACAAACTCACTCAG GCCCATTACCTTAACAACGAATGGCCCGAGGCTGAGCTCATCGCTCCTCTTGTTGGCAACG ACCAGGTATTCTTGACCCTTTATCGAGAGCTTTACTTCCGACACGTCTACGCCAGGCTTCAGCCTACCATTGACGACCGATTCCAATCCTACGAAAACATTTGCGAGCTTTTCAACTACCTCCTTA ACTCTGAAGGTCCCGTTCCCCTCGACCTGCCTATCCAGTGGCTTTGGGACATGCTCGACGAGTTTGTCTACCAATtcacctctttctctcaCTGGCGATCTTCTCCCAAGGCCAagacggaggaggaactCGAGATGCTCGCCGAATCACCAAATATCTGGTCCTCTTACTCTGTCTTGAACGTCCTCTATTCTCTTGTCCAAAAATCTCAAATTAACGAACAGCTCAAGGCTGAGAGGGCGGGCAAGTCTGTTGAGGAAGTTACCGAAGTTGCTGGAGAGTACGGAAGCAAGCCCCTTTACAAGAACTTGGGTTACTTCTCTCTGATTTGCTTGTTGCACGTTCATGTGTTGTTGGGTGACCCTACGT TGGCTTTGCAGACCATGGAGAATGTTGACCTTGGTAATGCCGCTTTCCTTACCAGGATCACTGCTTGCCATGTTACCACTTACTACCACGTTGGATGTGCCTACATGGCTCTCGGACGTTGGCCTGACGCTATTAAGACCTTCGTCTCtgttctcatcttcttcatccgtATGAAGCAATACCACACCAGATCTTACCAATACGGCTCT ATCGCCAAGACTTGCGAGCGAATGTAcgccctcctcgccatCTGCACCACCCTTTCCCCCGGTCCCTCCGATGAAAACATCATGACCATTGTCAAGGAGCACTACGGTGACCAACTTGCTATCCTCCAACGTGGCGGCCCCGAGGCTCTTGAGGCCTTCAAGGATCTCTACCTCCAAGCCTGCCCTAAATACCTCAATGTTAACCCTCCTCCTTATGAAGATGCTTCTGCTCTCGAGGCCTGGCTGGCCAACCCCCCTGCGGACGCTACCCAGAGGCATCTCGAGTTGTTCCTGAGCGATGTTCAGGCTGTTCAGGGTGTTAACGGCATGAGGAACTTGTTGAAGCTTTACACTTCAATTGATGCAGCCAAGCTTGCGGCGTTCTCGGTGtctggagaggaggaaggcgaggaagaagtgttGCAACAATTGATGGTGCTCAAGAGTGCCAGCAGTACTTATGGACGAGGACAGGCCGAGACAACATTGTTGGACGGTGAGCGGAAAGTGACCAACAACTTGGATTTCACTATCGACGGA ACCATGGTCCACGTTGAGGAAACTACATCCCACCGAAGATATGctggcttcttcatccgAAATGCCGAGCACGCTCAACGTGCGCTTACATCTATCAAATCTGCCCCTTTGCCCGTTCGTAAACccgcttcatcttccgccCCCGCTCCCGCTACCACCGCTGCGCCTATAAGCAAGTCTGGCGAATCAGCAGCTCCTGCACCTGCAGAGGCTCCCGCGGCTCCGGAAAAGAAGGCTGGTACTTGGGTGCCAAAGTCTAGACAAGCGAGGATTGCGGCCTaa
- a CDS encoding hypothetical protein (HMMPfam hit to RF-1, Peptidyl-tRNA hydrolase domain, score: 33.1, E(): 5.1e-09), whose amino-acid sequence MLPTRAILHSARILPRLTLFASPSVGLFVRNPPALYSQLLPARPYSSKKKNKEIELGEWEDDLFGEESSIRPGQKPLVLDEEVVLNETPFSWEDPPLLVKELPIRPRLPGSIKKLNRILSRQRKVEIPEDELEERFVKGRGPGGQAINKTNSSVSLTHIPTGIRVQAQPTRSREENRKVARRILAERLEVLRATGQLPGMSGLEGIEGVSVDMGGGEGEEGGEKLSKKERRKLEETRLSETYTKAEIRAEKERRRKANRAKKAKKKYAMTDKDGKVLAKELENEDNEVDLLEMDAEVTEQPVEMDEEFKRAPKGV is encoded by the exons ATGCTTCCGACACGAGCTATTCTCCATTCCGCTCGTATCCTACCACGGCTGACCCTTTTTGCTTCTCCATCTGTGGGCCTGTTTGTGAGGAACCCGCCGGCTCTCTATTCTCAACTTTTACCGGCTAGACCGTACTcatccaagaagaagaacaaggaaaTCGAACTTGGtgaatgggaagatgacCTCTTTGGTGAAGAGAGTTCCATCCGACCTGGACAAAAGCCCTTGGTGCTGGACGAGGAAGTCGTGCTGAACGAAACACCTTTCTCATGGGAAGACCCTCCGCTT CTTGTAAAAGAGCTTCCCATAAGACCAAGATTACCAGGCTCCATCAAAAAGCTGAATCGTATCTTGTCAAGACAGCGAAAAGTAGAAATACCAGAAGATGAATTAGAAGAGCGATTTGTCAAAG GTCGAGGCCCTGGTGGACAAGCGATTAACAAGACCAATTCATCCGTATCCCTCACCCATATCCCCACCGGCATCCGTGTCCAAGCGCAACCCACGCGATCACGCGAAGAGAACCGTAAAGTCGCTCGCCGTATCCTGGCCGAACGGCTGGAAGTACTCCGTGCCACGGGGCAGTTGCCGGGTATGTCAGGTTTGGAGGGTATTGAGGGTGTGAGTGTGGATatgggaggtggagagggtgaggaaGGCGGGGAGAAGTTGAGtaagaaagagaggagaaagttGGAAGAAACGAGGTTGAGTGAGACTTATACAAAGGCTGAGATAAgggcggagaaggaaaggagaagaaaggcaaatagggcaaagaaggcgaagaagaagtatgCGATGACCGacaaggatgggaaagtGTTAGCGAAGGAGCTTGAGAATGAGGATAATGAGGTTGATTTGCTGGAAATGGACGCAGAAGTGACAGAACAGCCAGTGGaaatggatgaagaattcAAAAGGGCGCCAAAAGGGGTATAA
- a CDS encoding hypothetical protein (Match to EST gb|CF189831.1|CF189831; HMMPfam hit to CBS, CBS domain, score: 153.8, E(): 3.7e-43; HMMPfam hit to PB1, PB1 domain, score: 38.0, E(): 2.6e-08): MPSSSITTTTGCDVPPQHIMTSQKPLDTPPASLHSSDSSSSSSNHAVENAVHAVNPIPAAQSAATTTTLPTNSPSKLPHSFSFSLNRKSKKSTKSYKTSAGPPVPFPAPSAPTRSHVASEPSSTLNSSTVTDGTATATPSNADDETRPRYHSAISHSTISRSQSSSFAGKLQSLRKKIESELSRKRPGSNATQQSNGGKRSSKRPQKGTVAGLRPSPALTVPEGMSVADASQLCAAKRADCVLVVDEEEGLSGIFTAKDLAFRVTAEGLDPRSTSVAQIMTKNPMVTRDTTNATEALQLMVSRGFRHLPVCNEDGDVVGLLDITKVFHEALAKVERGSTATSQLSAALAGVQSELGPGLNHNPQAAAMLAYVETLRERMALPDLTTVIDTRSAPPTVTPRTTVREAARLMKERRTTAVCVMEANAGTSAVSGVSGGNVVPKIAGIFTSKDIVLRVIAAGLDASRCSVVRVMTPHPDTAPPTMVVQDALKKMHNGHYLNLPVVEADGRLIGIVDVLKLTYATLEQIESMNEDRSNESGPMWSRFFEGLPGAGGDDDTASIVSASERPDTPSRSHLGHGRGLSSMTSPISEIMPNDSASVVDDNISDLGGKHGPTSSVAAPGLPIDDGTYIFKFRTPSGRTHRFQARHDSYELLRDIVAGKLLTDPFFTAPGAKEGEAVHLPDPSNFTLHYTDDEGDLVTMTADSDVADAVRIARGQKSDRIVLLVDGGKVWEEAARDLGGEKAVEKLKEVEQEVKVVEEEEKQMAEPTANPAVEPTYGNEHVHAQKWKDHGKTIRADGQELVGGVIPKDMVLPAAIGFLGVVILGVFIAGRK; this comes from the exons atgccctcttcatccataACTACTACTACTGGCTGCGACGTCCCTCCACAACACATCATGACATCTCAAAAACCTTTGGACACACCACCTGCCTCATTACACTCCTCCgactcttcatcatcgtcgtcaaaTCATGCTGTCGAAAATGCTGTTCACGCGGTCAACCCCATACCTGCTGCGCAATCCGCCgcgacaacaacaacattACCAACCAACTCACCTTCCAAATTACCtcattccttctccttctccctaAATCGTAAATCAAAAAAATCAACGAAATCATACAAAACGTCTGCGGGACCACCTGTTCCCTTCCCTGCCCCTTCTGCACCCACCCGCTCGCATGTCGCTTCCGaaccttcctccaccctcAATTCTTCCACGGTCACTGACGGTACTGCTACTGCTACACCATCTAACGCGGATGACGAAACTCGACCGCGATATCATTCCGCCATCTCGCACTCTACCATTTCCCGatctcaatcttcttcttttgctgGCAAACTACAGTCTCTTCGCAAGAAGATTGAATCAGAGCTCTCGCGAAAGCGGCCCGGGTCCAATGCCACCCAACAATCCAACGGGGGCAAGCGCTCCAGCAAGCGACCCCAGAAGGGTACCGTCGCCGGTTTGAGGCCTAGCCCTGCCTTGACTGTGCCAGAGGGCATGAGCGTTGCCGATGCCAGCCAGCTTTGTGCGGCCAAGAGGGCCGACTGTGTCTTGGtcgttgacgaagaagaaggtctGAGTGGTATTTTTACCGCAAAGGATCTTGCCTTTAGG GTAACCGCCGAAGGTCTCGACCCCAGGAGCACTAGCGTCGCTCAGATCATGACCAAGAACCCCATGGTTACCCGTGACACTACAAACGCTACCGAAGCTCTCCAGCTCATGGTCAGCCGTGGATTCAGGCATCTT CCCGTTTGCAACGAGGACGGTGACGTGGTCGGTCTTCTCGACATCACCAAAGTCTTTCACGAAGCTCTTGCCAAAGTCGAGCGTGGTTCTACCGCTACCAGCCAGCTCTCTGCCGCTTTGGCCGGTGTCCAGTCCGAACTTGGTCCTGGTTTGAATCACAACCCTCAGGCTGCTGCCATGCTTGCCTACGTAGAGACTCTTCGAGAGCGAATGGCTCTTCCCGACTTGACCACCGTCATTGACACTCGCTCCGCACCTCCTACCGTCACGCCTCGAACTACTGTCCGAGAAGCCGCCAGGCTCATGAAAGAGCGACGTACTACTGCTGTCTGTGTCATGGAGGCCAACGCTGGTACCTCTGCCGTCAGCGGCGTCAGCGGTGGTAACGTGGTTCCCAAGATTGCTGGTATTTTCACTAGTAAGGATATCGTTCTGAGGGTTATCGCCGCCGGTTTGGATGCGTCAAGATGTTCAGTGGTAAGGGTCATGACTCCTCACCCTGACACTGCTCCTCCTACCATGGTCGTGCAGGATgcgttgaagaagatgcacA ATGGTCACTACCTCAACTTGCCCGTTGTCGAGGCCGACGGGCGATTGATTGGCATTGTTGACGTTCTCAAGCTTACTTACGCCACTCTTGAGCAG ATTGAATCGATGAACGAGGATCGCTCCAACGAATCTGGACCCATGTGGTCTAGATTCTTCGAAGGGCTTCctggtgctggtggtgatgatgacacTGCCTCTATCGTTTCTGCTTCTGAACGACCTGACACTCCCAGCCGATCTCACCTTGGCCATGGCCGCGGTCTTTCCAGCATGACCTCTCCCATCTCCGAGATCATGCCCAACGACTCTGCTTCTGTTGTTGACGACAACATTTCCGACCTCGGAGGCAAGCATGGACCTACTTCTTCTGTCGCTGCCCCCGGTTTGCCCATTGATGACGGCACTTATATCTTCAAGTTCCGTACCCCCTCGGGCAGAACACACAGATTCCAAGCCCGACACGATTCGTACGAACTCTTGCGGGACATTGTCGCCGGCAAACTCCTCACTGACCCTTTCTTCACTGCTCCCGGCGCCAAGGAGGGCGAAGCCGTCCACCTCCCTGACCCTAGCAACTTTACCCTTCATTACACCGACGATGAAGGCGATCTCGTAACCATGACTGCCGATAGCGACGTGGCCGATGCTGTCCGCATCGCCCGCGGCCAAAAATCCGACCGAATCGTCCTTCTCGTTGACGGCGGCAAGGtctgggaagaagccgCACGGGACTTGGGCGGTGAAAAGGCGGTggagaagctcaaggagGTCGAGCAGGAAGTCAAGgttgtggaggaagaagagaagcaaaTGGCTGAGCCTACTGCGAACCCTGCGGTCGAACCCACGTACGGCAATGAGCACGTCCACGCTCAAAAATGGAAGGACCATGGCAAAACGATCAGGGCCGACGGCCAAGAGCTAGTGGGCGGTGTCATCCCCAAGGATATGGTCTTGCCAGCAGCGATCGGCTTTTTGGGTGTGGTGATTTTGGGTGTGTTTATCGCCGGGAGAAAATAA